GTGGGACTGCAACGGCTCCGCCACCCAGCAGTGGTACTGGACCTCTTCGTACACTCTCGTCAACGGAAACTCGGGCAAGTGCCTTGAGATTCGGGGGGATTCCACCGCGAACGGCGCTGGAGCCAACCAGTGGGACTGCAACGGCTCCGCCACCCAGCACTGGTACTGAGCCACCAGAGCGCGCCACCGTCCCGAAGATCACGCCTGCTCGATCTGGTCGACACGTCATTGCCCCGATCGGCTCCACAGAACTCCCGGTACGGATTCGTCCGGGCTGGGAGTTCTGTGGGGGCGGCCCGGCGCGATGTGTCAGCTGAAGGCGCGGCGGTAGGCGTGGGGGCTGACGCCTGTGGTCCTTTTGAACCGGTCGCGGAAGGCGGTGGGCGAGCCGAACCCGACCTGGGCGCCGATGCGTTCGACGGAGTGGTGCGTGGTTTCCAGGAGGTGCTGGGCCTGGCGGATGCGTGCGCGGTGGAGCCACTGGAGCGGGGTGGATCCGGTCTGTTCGCGGAAGCGCCTGATCAGGGTGCGAGTGCTGGTTCCGGCGTGGGCGGCGATGTCGGCGAGGGTGAGTTCGGAGCTCAAGTTCTCCTGCAGCCAGGCCAGTAGCGGTTCGAGTGTCGATCCCTGGGGGGTGGGGGCGTGCGGGTGGACGATGAACTGCGCCTGTCCGCCCTCGCGTTCCAGGGGCATGACGGACAGCCGGGCCGCGTCGGCTGCGACGGCTGAGCCGTAGTCGCGGCGGATCATGTGCAGGCACAGGTCCAGGCCTGCGGCGGCGCCGGCGGAGGTGAGGATCTGGCCGTTGTCGACGTACAGGACGTCTGGGTCCACCTCGATGTCGGGGTGGGCCGCGGCCAGGAGATCGGCCGCGGCCCAGTGGGTGGTGGCCCGCAGGCCGTCGAGGAGTCCGGTGGCGGCCAGGGGGAAGGTGCCTGAGCAGATGGAGGCGATGCGCGTGCCGTTCTCGGCGGCTGCGCGCAGCGCGTCGCGGACGGCACCGGTGACCGGCGCCGTGGCGTCGGCGACGCCGGGAACGATGATCGTGTCGGCGGCCCTGAGATCGTCCAGCCCCCAGGGCACGCGCACGGTGAAGACGCCGGCGTCGATCTCCGGCCGTTCGGCGCAGACGCGGATCTGGTAGCCGGGGCGCCCGTCGGGCAGGCGGACCCGGGAGAAGACCTCGATCGGGGTGGACAGATCGAAGGGGATCACCTGGTCCAAGGCTAGGACGGCAATGGTGTGCATGGCAGGAATCTATCTGTTCTCCGGCTTCCGTTTCTGGTCTCGGTGCGACTTTTTCTGCGGTTTTGGCAGTTCAGCAGCCTTACCGGCCTCCGTGGCGTTATTCCGTTGGAAGGTGTCACTCATGCCACTGGGGGTGGGGAGGCGGCCCCGTTAGCGTCGGGAGCGACTCCGGCACGGGCCGGATGACGACCACCCGCGAAGGAACCTCTCCGTGCATGCCCAGATCATCCTGTTCGACGGCTTCGACCCGCTCGATGTCATCGCCCCCTATGAAGTGCTGTACGCCGGCGGCACCGCTTCCGGCGGTGCCCTGAGCGTGGAACTGGTCTCCGCCGAGGGGCCGCGTGAGGTGGTCAGCGGTACCGGGGGCCTGGTCCTGCGCGCCACCGCCGCCCTGGATGCCGCACGCCCCGGCCTGATCCTGGTCCCCGGCGCCTCGGGCCGCGTGGGCGAGCCGGGCGAGGTCCCCGACCAGCACGCGGGGGCGGACGAATGGCGACCGGACGAATTCATCCCGGTCCTGCTGGGCCGCACCCTGACGACCGAGCTGCCCGCGCTGCTGAAGGCGGCGATGGACAACCCCGACGTGACGCTCGGCGCGGTGTGCGGCGGCTCGCTCGTCCTGGCCATGGCCGGCCTGCTGGAGGGCCGCTACGCCACCACCCACCACCTGGGCCTCGACATGCTCGACGCCACCGGCGTCCACGCGGTCAAGGCCCGCATCGTCGACGACGGTGACCTCGTCACCGGCGCCGGCGTCACCTCCGGCCTCGACCTGGGCCTGTACCTGCTGGAGCGCATGGTGGGCCCGCGGATCGCCCACGCCGTCGAGGAACTCTTCGCCCATGAGCGCCGCGGCACCGTCTGGCGCCACCAGGGCCCCGCACCCGCCGGCCTGTGACCCAGCGCGCCGGCGCGCACCACCCACCGCACCACACCCGCGAGGAAGAACGACACCATGGCCGCAGAAGGCGTCTGGGACCTGTCCATCTCCACCCCGATCGGCACGATCGAAGCGGTGGTCGAATTCGCCCGTCCCCGTCAGGACGGTGTTCTGACGGGGACGGCCCGCGGGGCCGCGGAGAGCGTCCCGCTCAGCGACATCACCCTGGAGGGTGACCGGCTCACCTGGAAGCAGGCCGTCACCAAGCCCCTGCGACTCAACCTGGCCTTCGCGGTCACGCTCGACGGCGACACGCTGACCGGCACGTCCAAGGCCGGACGTCTTCCGGCCTCGAAGGTCACCGGCCGACGCCGCGCCGTCCCGGCGACCGCGGGCCGCTGACCGCGGGCCGTTGACCGCTGAGCACTGACCACTGACCACGACGGAGCTTTCCTGTCCCCGCACGTCCTGCGGCGGTACCGGCCTGGGCGGACAGCCACATGATCGGTCGGGCAACCTCTCACCGGACACCTCCCTCGGGGCGTGCCGCTGCCCTGCCGCTCACCACCCTTGCGACAGCTCGACGTCCTCACGATGAGGCCGGCGCGATCGTCGGTCTGCCGCCAGGGCGCGGCTGTCCCGTTCCGGGCGGGGCCCCCTTCTCGTCTCTTTCTCGTCACTCGGACCGTTTCGCCGTACCGCAAAGGCTTTTCCGGCTGTCCGCCACCTCGGCAGTATCTGCGCATCGCGGCATCACACGGTGCGGCGGTCCACACGAGATGGGGAGAAAGAGATGCGGTTCAGCAGGCTGGCACAGGCGGCGGCGGGCACGGTTGTGGCCCTGGGGGCGCTCGCGGGGACGGGAACGGCGAGCGCCGCTCAGGGCGCTGTCCCCGCGGGCTCGGTTTCGGCGGTGTGCGGGGAGTCGTACCACGTCGTCGTCCCCGGAGGGGAGGCGCAGTACACGGTGAACTGCGGCAGCAGCATCACCCGGGTGTCCGGATGGATCAAGGACACCGCGGCCGACGGCACGTGCGTGCGGATGAAGGTCTGGTGGCCCGACCGGCAGGGCTACACCTACTCGGCGAAGGCGTGCGAGAAGGGCCAGGTCGAGCACTTCGACCTCGGGGGCCGCACGAACGACGAACCGCCGACCGCCTACCTCCACACCGTGGGCTGACCGCCCCGGAGCGACCCGGAGCGCCCCGGGCGATCCGGCTCAGTCGGCTGCCGGCCGGGTCCGGCCAGCAGCCCGCCACGTCGGGAGGCGGGCTGCCCGGTGTGCCGTCAGAGTTCGTTGACGCGTGCCCACTGGGCGGTGCGCGGCGGTGCGGTCCTGGGCGTGGGTCGCACCGCCGCTGTCGTGGGGCGCCCCTCCAGGAGGGAGGTCCCCATCGCCGTACGGATGTGCACGACGGACTGCCCACGGCGCTCGGAGTCGACCAGGCCGGCGTCGCGGAGGGTGGCCGCGTGGCGGCTGGCGCTCGGAGCCGAGAGCCCGAGGGCCAGCGCGAGCTGGGTGGTGGTCATGGCGTGGTCGAGGGCATCGAGCGTCGCGGCGCGAGCGGGGCCGATCAGCCGCGTGAGATCTCGCCGGGGGCCGGGCGGCAGGGGGCTGTCCGGGCCTGTCGGCCCGGGGAACCAGCCGAGTTCATGAGGCAGGGGACAGGTGAGCGTGACGGGTCGTTCCTGGTCGACCAGCGCCGAGGGGTGGTTCACGCAGAAGAAGGACGGCAGGAACGTCATGGTCCGCCCGCCGACGTGGAACTCCGCATCCACCGGGCAGGGGGAGGAGACGTCCAGCACACCGTCGTGCCAGCTCATCAGCGGGGAGGCGTAGCTGGGGAGGAGTTGGCCGGCACCGTGGTCGAGCACGATGTCCGCCCGGCGGGCCCGCCCGGCGGCGAACGCGCGCCGGAGATGCCCGGCGTAGGGGGCGACGGCGATCTCGTGGTAGCGGCGCACCAGTTCACCGACATGCTTCATCGTCGTGAGGTCCCCGTCCGCCATCTCGCGGGCCCAGGACGGCAGGACGCGGTGGTAGCGGGCCATCAGCGTCAGCTCGTGCCTGAGCCGGGACCGCGGTGTCGCCATCAGCAGATCCAGGCCGCTCTCCGGGTCTGTGAGATCGTCCCCGGGCGTGAGGAAGTCGGGCCAGTAGTCGCCCGGCGGGTACAGGCGGGCGAGTTCGGCGACCGCGCGGGACAGTCCCGCGCGGGCCAGAGCACGTCGCACGGCCTGACGCCAGGGATCGAACAGCAGGACCGCTTCCCGTGTCTGGAGCAGGTGCAGGCTGTAGGAGATCTCCCATATCGGATGCGGGCCCGGCGCCAGCCGCACCCGCAGCAGATCCTCAGTCGCCAGGTGAAAACGCAGCATCCCCGTGCCCCCCTGCTCACTCTCCCGGTCGTCACCACCCCCAGTAGTTCCGGGAGTTCGCGAGCGGGCGGTTCCCGAGGAGGGCAGCACGGAGAGACTTGTGAAAACGGGACGTGACGACTCCGGCCCCCCGCCGGTCACCTCAGCAGACCACGGAAGCACAGGACACCGCGCCCGGCTCACAGGGTGCGCGGAGGCGATACGGGGGAGCACGGAAGCGCTCCCCGGAGCCGCCGCGCAGAAACCCGCCCGTGCCGCACCGCCGTCGGAGAGATCTCCCGTCCGAGCGGTCTGTCGCGCCGGGAGCACACCTTCGATGCTCGCTCCCGGCGCGGTTCGGCCAACTCGCACCCAGTTCGCTCCTCTATGCGGCGGGTTGGCCAGCTCGTGCGGGGGCGGCGGGTGCGCAGTTGGACCGGGCGTCCGGCCGTGCACGCCTGCTGACGTCGTTGACCGCCTCGGCGCGAGAGGGCGGAGCGTCCCCCGGAGCGCGGCGACGACTCGACCGTGTCAGCGGCACCATGCGCCAGGCCGGAAGCCGACCCGTGTGCCGCGTCCGGTGTCCGGTGGGGGAGTCGATGCGCCTGACCGGAACCGGCGTTTCCCCTCGCGCACCCACCGGTGAGCAGGCCGGCTGACAGAACTCCGGCGACCGCGATCGTCACGACCTTGTGTCGACGTGCGTGCCTCGGCATGTTGCTTCCCTCCCGGAACTGACCGGACCGGTCACCGCGTTCGGTGCCACGGCCTCTTTTTAGCGCCGGGAGATTGTTCGGTGTCGGGCGTGAGCGCCGGACAAACAATGACTGGACAACGCGACCGACGAAGCGATGCCGGATCGCTGAATGAGAAGGCGCAGGCAAGGGTGAGGGTGAAGGCGGGGGTCGAGGCCCAACGCCGGTCGCCGGAGCGGTCTCAGAAGAACGCGGTCACGCCTCGGGGGTCTGAAGCCAGGCCAGCGCGGCCACCACCAGGGCCGAGACGCCGGTGTCGAGGGTGGGTTGGATCACCGGGGCGAACGCGGCTGAATGGTTGATGGGGATGTCCTGGTTGACGGTGCCCTTGCGTTCGGCCTCGGCGTAGCGGTCCGGGTCGGTGCCTCCGATGCTCCAGTAGCAGAACGGAGCTCCAAGGGCCCGGGGAATCTCGCTGAAATCCTCACTGGCGGTCTGTAGTTCCGCGGTGCCCGCACGGTCGCCGAAGTGGGCGCGGAACGCCTCGTCCAGCCGCTTCGCCACATCGGCGTCGTTGTGGGTGGGAGGGAACTCCGACAGCTTCTCGATGGTCGGCGCCTCCGGCGAACCGGACGCCTCGGACTCGGCACGGACGCAGCGCTCGATGGCGTCCAGGAGGTGGGTGCGCGTGGCGTCGTCGTAGCTGCGCACGTTGAGTTCGATGACGGCGGAGTCCGGAATGACGTTGGGGCTCGACCCGGCCGTGATGCTGCCGACGGTCAGCACGGCCGGTGTGGTGGGCGCGAGTTCGCGCGAGACGATGGTCTGCAGTCGTACGACGCACATCGCGGCCAGGACCACGGGATCGACGGCGGCCTGCGGCGCCGAGCCGTGAGCCCCGCGTCCGTGCAGGGTGACCCGCAGGCTGTCGGCGGCGCTGAGGAACGCACCGGGCCGCACCGCGACGTGACCGGCCGGGTACGGCAGCACATGCTGGGCGAAAGCGACGTCCGGGCGCGGAACGCGGTCCGCCAGTCCGTCGGAGAGCATCGCGTCCGCGCCGTCGCCGTTCTCCTCGGAGGGCTGGAAGAGCACGACCAGAGTGCCCTGCCACCCGTCCTCGGCCTCGGCCATCAGACGCGCGAAGCCCAGCATGCAGGCGACGTGGACGTCGTGGCCGCAGGCGTGCATGACCGGTACCTCGTTGCCCGACCGGTCGGTGGTGGTCGCGGTCGAGGCGTAGGGCAGTCCGGTGGCCTCCTTCACCGGCAGTGCGTCCATGTCGGCCCGCAGCAGCACGGTGGGCCCGTCGCCGTGTTTCAGGACGCCGCAGACTCCGGTGCCGCCGATGCCGTCGGTGACCTCGTATCCCCAGTCGCGCAGCCGGTCGGCCACCCGCGCGGACGTCCTGGTCTCGGCCAGGCCGAGTTCAGGGTGCGCGTGCAGGTCCCGGTAGAAGTCCTCGACCTGCTGCCTGACGTCGTCCAGGCCCTGAAGAACTCTGTCAGCCGCGGCGGTCATCGGGGGGCTCCTCGTCGTTGGAGCGGTGGAAGGGGCGTCTGCCCTTCGAACGGACCTTGCGCACCGCTTCGGACGGCTCCAGAGGAAGGCCGCCGGGAAGCGCCCAGCCGCGCCGGTTGGCCACCAGGCGCAGCAGCACGGCGCCCAGTACACCGCAGACGATGCCGACGGTGGGCACTCCCAAGCCTGCGCACAGGATGTAGAGCGCCGACACGAGGACGGCGACCGTCGCGTAGAGGCCGTTCCCGCCCAGTACAGCCGGAACCCGGCGGAGCAGCAAGTCGCGGACCGCGCCGCCGCCCACGGCCGTGATGGTGCCCAGCAGCACCGCGGGCAGCCAGCCGAGACCGGCGGCAAGCGTCTTCTGCGCACCCGCGATGGCCCAGAAACCCAGCACGGCCGCGTCCAGCCAGGCGAACATGCGACCCCACTGCTCCTCGCCCAGCACGGCGAGGAAGGCCAGCAGGGCGCCGATGAAGGCAGTGGGCAGGTAGGCCGGGTCGGTGAGTGCCACCGGGGTGCCGTGCTGGAGCAGCGTGTCGCGGATGATGCCGCCGCCGAGGCCGGAGACCGTACCGACGGCCAGGTAGCCGAAGAGATCGAGACCCTCGGCTCGGGCGACCACACCGCCGAGCAGGCCGCAGATCAGCACGCCGGCCAGGTCGAGGTACCCGGTGACCGTGTTCACTTCCGCCGGTGTCAGCCATGAGGTCATGCCTCCTCCCCAACTGTCCACATCGTCGGGCCACGGTCCGGTGTCCGCACCTCCAGATCGACGCGGGCGCCCGCTTGCCACGCCGAGCCGGCCGGGACGACTCCGGCTCCGGCTCCGGCGTCGGCTCCAGCGCCGGCTCGAACAGGTGGCGTGTCTCCAGCCGATCCGATCCGGTCTGGTCCAGTCCGGTCCGATCCGGTCCGCTCTGCCGTCCCGTCGCGGGCGGAGCAGGGCCTCGGTCGCCGTCGCCGTGGGCAGGCGACCGCCGTCCCTGTCTCCCTCGGCGCAGCCATGACATCCGGCGGACGCGGCGACGGCGTCAGGGGAGGCTTCGGCCCCGGTCCTGGGGCGGGGGGGGCAGATCGTTCCTGGTCAGGGTCTGCTTCCGGCGGAGGGGCGGGGCGGCCGGTGCTGCTGGGAGCGGCTGGGGGAGCTGCCTGTGCCCACTCGAAAGTGCGCGGTGTCAGATGAGTGTTCGGGGGTGTTCGGGCGGGCGGGTTTGCCAGGGCCTCAGCCGTCAGGATATTGCTTCCCGTGATGAGGAAGTCACCGTCTGTCGCGTGCGCCGATGGTCGTGCACGGGGGGAATCGAGGACACGTGAGCAGTGCGGCAGCCCCGGTACGGGACGGGGATTCTTCGGGGGACGCCGAGTATCTGCTCGGATCCTCGCGCGCCGAGCGGGAGCGGCTCCTCGCCCAATGTGCACTCTTGCGGCCCGCCTCAGCGACCCTCCTGGACGGAATTCCCCTGCCGTCGAACGCGAAGGTGCTCGACCTGGGCTGCGGCCCGCTGGGCATCCTCGACCTTCTCAGCGAACGGGTCGGCCCCACCGGGGAGGTCACCGGCCTCGACACCGATCATCGGATGATCGGCTGGGCCCGGGAGTCCGTCACCGAACTCGCCCTCGGCAACGTAGAAGTCCGCCACGGAGCCCTGCCGCCCACCACCGCCGCCGAGGCGTTGTACGACCTCGCCCACTGCCGGCTGCTGCTGATCAACACCACTCACCCCCGCCGGATTCTGGACTCGATGGCCGCCGCGGTCAGGACCGGGGGGTGGGTCGCGGTCCAGGAGCTCGACTGGGCCACCTGGCAGTGCGACCCGCCGCACCCCGCGTGGAGCCGGCTCAAGGACCTGCTCGCCCAGGTCTTCGGAGGCGACGTCCACATCGGCGCCCGGCTGCCCGGCCTCGTGCGGGAAGCCGGCCTCACGGACGTCCGCACCAGCGCCCACACCTACTACTGGCAGCCGGGTGACCGCTACCAGACCCTGCTCCTCTCCTTCGCCGGTCTCTTCCGCGACCGGCTCCTGCGCCACACCCCGCTCACCTCCCAGGAACTCGACTCGCTCATCAGCACACTCCGCGACCACCTCGGCCGGCCCCACACCACCGTCCGCGAGAGCCTCCTCGTACAAGTGCGGGCCCGCAAACCCTGACGGCCACAGCCGCGAGGCCGGTCGGGGGCGTTGGGTGATCACGCCCCCAACAACCGCCGGACGCAACCCGGTTGATCAGACGGAAGGCGAAACGCAGAAGCTCGCGGTAGCGACTGGCGTGCGCCGCGAGGTTCTCGTCGGAGACCGTGCGGACGCCGTGGAGGACCAGCGGCTCGTCAAGACGCCTGCCGGTCGGACGGGCGGTGGCGTCGAGGGGCGCCAGCGACTGGGCAGCGGGTCCGCGACTCGATGGGCGACCTGGCGGCCGAGGCCCGCGCCGCCGACCCCGAGCGGCTCGCCGACGGACTGGTCCTCGTCCTCAACGGCGTCTACGTCACCGTCACCGTCACCGCCACCGTCACCGTCCTCGGCCCCGAAAGCCCCGAGGGCCCCGCGCGGTGCATCGCTGAACTCGGCCGCCGCCTCGTCGAGGCCGCCTGCGACGGACCAGGCCGCCCCTGAGGCGGGTACGGCGTCCGAGCGCCGTGATCGTGGCTCCCCGTCACACCGCTGCTGCCGCGTCCGGACCGGCCAGGAACGGACGCAGCAGCGCGAGCAGGGCGCGCGGCCGGTGCAGGGGGATGATGTGGCCGCAGTTCTCGATGACGTGTCCGGTGAGGTCGTCCGTGAACGGGCGGAGCTGGCGTTCCAGCGCGGCGCCGACGGGCTGAGCGCCCAGCGCCATCGTCGGCACCGTCAGGCGGGCGGTGGCGACCGCGCGCTCGATCTGGGCCGCGCTCTCGGGCAGGGCCCGGTAGGTCGAGAACGCGCGGCTCAACGCCTGGCGGCCGGTGTACGCGCGGACGAAGGCGTCCCGGACGGCGGGACGCACCCCGTCGCCGAGGGTGCCCATGCGCAGGAACCAGTCGACGTACTCGGCCTCGTGGCCGTCGAGAACGGTCTCGGCGAGGCCGGGCGCGGCGGAGTGGAAGCCGAACCACCAGGGTGGCCCGCCGGCGAGGAAGTCCTCGGCCCCGGGCAGCCGGCCCAGCAGGGACTCCATCACGACCAGGCGCCGGACCAGGCGGGGGTGGCGCAGGGCGAGGAGGAAGGCCGGCGGAGTGCCCGCGTCGATGCCCACCACCGCCGCCGAGGACACACCGAGCGCGGTGAGCAGCGCCGCGGCGTCCTCGGCGAGGGTGCCCGCGTCGTACCCGGAGGTGGCCGGGCCGCTCGCGCCGAACCCGCGCAGGTCCGGCGCGATGACGCGGTGGCGGGCGGACAGCTCGGCCATGACGTCCGTCCACAGCTCCCAGGTGTGCGGGAAGCCGTGCAGCAGCAGGACGGCGGGGCCCGATCCGGCGAGGGCGACGTTCAGTTCGACACCGTTGACGCGGACGCGACGCAGCTCGGGCACGGTGGACTCCAGACGTGGTGGGGAGCAGAGGTGGTGAGGAACGGTGGCGGTGAGGAATAGTGACCAGGTCACGGTAGGGAACTATGCTGGTCCGTCCAAGACGGCACTTTCCCCTCAGGTGGTGAGCCCCAGGTGACCACGTCGAGACCCGGCGGACCCGACCCGCGGCCCGGTGAGCGCGGTGACCTGTTCGATCCGGACTGCCCGACCCGCCGGCTGCTCGACCGCGTCGGCACCAAGTGGACGTCGATGGTGGTCAAGGTGCTGGCACGGGAGGCGCCGGGCGAGCTGCGCTTCGCGGATCTGCGGCGCCGGGTCCCGGGCGTCTCCCAGAAGATGCTGTCCGTCACGTTGCGGAGCCTGGTCCGTGACGGCCTGGTCGCGCGGCGGGTGGAGCCCACCGTGCCGCCGGCTGTCCACTACCGCCTCACCGAGCTGGGCCTGTCCCTTGAGGAACCGCTCTCCGCCCTGCGCGTCTGGGCCGAGACTCATATGTCGGCGATCGACCGCAACAACCGGCTGGCCGACGAGTCGGCCGTCGACTGAGCGCGGTATCCGGTGACGTCAGCTCCGGGCGCCGGCGCGGCGTCGTGAGACGGCGTTCGTCGGGACGGGCTCCTGCTCGCAGCAACAGGTCCCGGGGCGGCTGCTGCTGGCGGTCCGAGCCTGGTCAAGCCCAAACAGCGTTCCGTCGGAGCCAGTTGGCACGCCGAACGGCCAGTCGACCGGCCCGGCGGCGCCCGTTCGCCGAGGACGATAGGCACTCCGCGCGCAGATAGCAGCGCACCTCGCGCAGCGCGACCGTCTGCCCGGCGACCCACATGTACTCGTGCGAGATCGGCCGGCGACCGGTTGAGGCCGGTCGGAGAGATGAGGCCGACCGGGTCGTCAGGACGGGCCCCGGCACGAGACGAACGCGCCGGACACCGACGCCGGGCTCAGCGTGGCACGGGGGACAGTTGGAGCCTGGCCTTGCGGCCGGAGACCCACTTCACCCAGATCCGCAGGTTGTTGAGCTGGACAGTGCCGCCCGGACTGGTGCTGCCGCTGAGTCCCACTCCGTCCGTGGTGGTGGTCGACATGGCCACGAGTCGGGAGCTGATGTGCGTGACCTTGAACTGCTTGAAGCCGAACTTACGGCTGTTGACCTTGATGGTCTTGGGCGCCGACACCGTGATCGTGCATCGCCCGTCGTAGCAGGGCCCGTTGCGGGCGGCGGACGCCACCGGTGTCATCAGGCCGAACCCCAGTGTGCCCGCCATCGTCAACGTCATGACGGTCTTCACGGCTCGTCGGCGCATACCTGTGTTCATCATGGACCTCCTGTTTCGAGGGGCATTCCTGTGTGGTGGGGAGTTGCTGCCGACGTTTCTCATCCACGGGTCCTGGAATCCCTCCCGAGATGCCGGGTTCCGCGCGAATCAACTGGCGTTCGTCGGACCGCAGTTCACGAGGGCGCCGAGTTCGCACCGGACGGTCGAGGTGCCGCCGGGCGTGGCCCGGTTGCCGTGCTGGGCGGTGGCCGACAGGGAGGCGACGGACGCGATGGAGTCGACGAGCCGGCGTCTCGATGGAGTCGACGCGAGTCGGATTCGGGCCGTCCCTC
The sequence above is a segment of the Streptomyces griseoviridis genome. Coding sequences within it:
- a CDS encoding ArsR/SmtB family transcription factor — translated: MLRFHLATEDLLRVRLAPGPHPIWEISYSLHLLQTREAVLLFDPWRQAVRRALARAGLSRAVAELARLYPPGDYWPDFLTPGDDLTDPESGLDLLMATPRSRLRHELTLMARYHRVLPSWAREMADGDLTTMKHVGELVRRYHEIAVAPYAGHLRRAFAAGRARRADIVLDHGAGQLLPSYASPLMSWHDGVLDVSSPCPVDAEFHVGGRTMTFLPSFFCVNHPSALVDQERPVTLTCPLPHELGWFPGPTGPDSPLPPGPRRDLTRLIGPARAATLDALDHAMTTTQLALALGLSAPSASRHAATLRDAGLVDSERRGQSVVHIRTAMGTSLLEGRPTTAAVRPTPRTAPPRTAQWARVNEL
- a CDS encoding DJ-1/PfpI family protein encodes the protein MHAQIILFDGFDPLDVIAPYEVLYAGGTASGGALSVELVSAEGPREVVSGTGGLVLRATAALDAARPGLILVPGASGRVGEPGEVPDQHAGADEWRPDEFIPVLLGRTLTTELPALLKAAMDNPDVTLGAVCGGSLVLAMAGLLEGRYATTHHLGLDMLDATGVHAVKARIVDDGDLVTGAGVTSGLDLGLYLLERMVGPRIAHAVEELFAHERRGTVWRHQGPAPAGL
- a CDS encoding trimeric intracellular cation channel family protein, whose amino-acid sequence is MTSWLTPAEVNTVTGYLDLAGVLICGLLGGVVARAEGLDLFGYLAVGTVSGLGGGIIRDTLLQHGTPVALTDPAYLPTAFIGALLAFLAVLGEEQWGRMFAWLDAAVLGFWAIAGAQKTLAAGLGWLPAVLLGTITAVGGGAVRDLLLRRVPAVLGGNGLYATVAVLVSALYILCAGLGVPTVGIVCGVLGAVLLRLVANRRGWALPGGLPLEPSEAVRKVRSKGRRPFHRSNDEEPPDDRRG
- a CDS encoding methyltransferase domain-containing protein; translation: MRPASATLLDGIPLPSNAKVLDLGCGPLGILDLLSERVGPTGEVTGLDTDHRMIGWARESVTELALGNVEVRHGALPPTTAAEALYDLAHCRLLLINTTHPRRILDSMAAAVRTGGWVAVQELDWATWQCDPPHPAWSRLKDLLAQVFGGDVHIGARLPGLVREAGLTDVRTSAHTYYWQPGDRYQTLLLSFAGLFRDRLLRHTPLTSQELDSLISTLRDHLGRPHTTVRESLLVQVRARKP
- a CDS encoding winged helix-turn-helix transcriptional regulator, with the translated sequence MTTSRPGGPDPRPGERGDLFDPDCPTRRLLDRVGTKWTSMVVKVLAREAPGELRFADLRRRVPGVSQKMLSVTLRSLVRDGLVARRVEPTVPPAVHYRLTELGLSLEEPLSALRVWAETHMSAIDRNNRLADESAVD
- a CDS encoding alpha/beta fold hydrolase, which produces MPELRRVRVNGVELNVALAGSGPAVLLLHGFPHTWELWTDVMAELSARHRVIAPDLRGFGASGPATSGYDAGTLAEDAAALLTALGVSSAAVVGIDAGTPPAFLLALRHPRLVRRLVVMESLLGRLPGAEDFLAGGPPWWFGFHSAAPGLAETVLDGHEAEYVDWFLRMGTLGDGVRPAVRDAFVRAYTGRQALSRAFSTYRALPESAAQIERAVATARLTVPTMALGAQPVGAALERQLRPFTDDLTGHVIENCGHIIPLHRPRALLALLRPFLAGPDAAAAV
- a CDS encoding M20 family metallopeptidase, producing MTAAADRVLQGLDDVRQQVEDFYRDLHAHPELGLAETRTSARVADRLRDWGYEVTDGIGGTGVCGVLKHGDGPTVLLRADMDALPVKEATGLPYASTATTTDRSGNEVPVMHACGHDVHVACMLGFARLMAEAEDGWQGTLVVLFQPSEENGDGADAMLSDGLADRVPRPDVAFAQHVLPYPAGHVAVRPGAFLSAADSLRVTLHGRGAHGSAPQAAVDPVVLAAMCVVRLQTIVSRELAPTTPAVLTVGSITAGSSPNVIPDSAVIELNVRSYDDATRTHLLDAIERCVRAESEASGSPEAPTIEKLSEFPPTHNDADVAKRLDEAFRAHFGDRAGTAELQTASEDFSEIPRALGAPFCYWSIGGTDPDRYAEAERKGTVNQDIPINHSAAFAPVIQPTLDTGVSALVVAALAWLQTPEA
- a CDS encoding GlxA family transcriptional regulator, coding for MHTIAVLALDQVIPFDLSTPIEVFSRVRLPDGRPGYQIRVCAERPEIDAGVFTVRVPWGLDDLRAADTIIVPGVADATAPVTGAVRDALRAAAENGTRIASICSGTFPLAATGLLDGLRATTHWAAADLLAAAHPDIEVDPDVLYVDNGQILTSAGAAAGLDLCLHMIRRDYGSAVAADAARLSVMPLEREGGQAQFIVHPHAPTPQGSTLEPLLAWLQENLSSELTLADIAAHAGTSTRTLIRRFREQTGSTPLQWLHRARIRQAQHLLETTHHSVERIGAQVGFGSPTAFRDRFKRTTGVSPHAYRRAFS